A region of the Cyprinus carpio isolate SPL01 chromosome A14, ASM1834038v1, whole genome shotgun sequence genome:
GAGATGAAGGGCCTCCTGCAGGATAAAACGGTGCTTCTCCTCCAGCGAGTCAGGAGCCACATAAGGCAGATCTCCACCACACACCTAGCAGTGAGGGGGaatgtgtgaaaaataattaaaaagcaaattaTATAAAAGGTTAtgtgtgaccctagaccacaaaaccagtcttaagtgtcaatttttcaaaattgagatttatacataatctgaaagccgaataaataagcttccattgatgtatagtttattaggatctgacaatatttggctgagatacaactatttgaaaatctggaatctgagggtgcaaaaaaaatctaaatactgataaaatcgcctttgaagttgtccaaatgaattcttaacaatgcatattactaatcagaaattaagttttaatatatttacggtacgaaatttacaaaatatcttcatggaacatgatctttacttaatatcctaatgatttttggcattcagggtcacatatggatATTAGGTTTGGCAACCACATGccaatgcaaatgtaaaaagctCACACAGAATGTGTATTAGTGAAAATGTTTTGTCTCTcgttaattatgaattattactaATGCCTAAGTTTCATTCAGCAACTGTATGTATTAACCTGTACTTCTTATTGTACATATGATGAGTGTGTAACACATTCCAGGTAAGGTAACATACTGACCTTCTCCATATTCTTGTAGTACTGGTCTTTAGCTGATGCCACAGCCGCAAGGTTATTGGCCTCTGCTGTAGCCTGAATGAGTCAAAACATTAATTCAACAACATGACATTTTGTGACAGGTCCCAAATGAATACCATATATCAGTAAAACGGCATTACCTGTAGCATGGATTTGGGGTGTGGAAGGTCTTCTCCCTGATATATCTTAATATATGCCTGACAGATTGGtgaaaaaacgttttttaaaatgCAGCTCAACAAAATAGAAATCAAGATGATCATGAGCCAGACGTGAGCTCACCTTGAAGTACTCCAGCAGGCCCCTGCAGGTCACCTTATTCCCATTGATCTCTTTCACAGCCAGCTCGTCAGTCTTCAGCAGATTGGGAATGAGTTCACACAACTGCTCCTTGAACTCTGGACCCACGTCTGAGAGAGGCAGAAGGAGTGATTGTTAGAGAGAGAGTTAGAACATGTTAACACAACAAATAACAAGAATGGCAGCATAAAAAGAGActgaaaatgcaatattaaaaataaaatgaaacccaCAATGAGGGACGCAAAGAGAAGTGGAGAATTgacaaatatacactactgtactatgatttggggtcagcaagattttttttctaattatttttattcagcaaggatgcattataaaattgatcaaaagtgacaataaaagacattttaaaatattacaaaagatttctatttcaaattaattttctgttcttttgaattttctattaatcaaataatccagaaaaatttacAATAGTCCCCTGAAAAAAACTGGCataataagaaaggtttcttgagcaccaaatgagcGTATCATAAggaaatcacaggaataagttacatttcaaaatatatgaaacagaaaaccgttattttaaattgtaatatttcataatattacagcttttattatattttgatcaaataaacacagccttggtgagcatacagTAAAAGACTTCtcccaaaacattaaaaacatcttaccaaccccaaatttccggtagtttatgtaatttttgtgtgGATGTGTACCAGCAGAATTAGGGATGGGCCCTTTGATCAAAGTGCTGTGAAATCACAAAAGtgatgaagtgaaaaaaaaaaaatatttaggtatGGTGTTTTCAAGATGGATCTTTGCTGGCACTGTTTAATGCTCTGGTATTTTTTTGCCCATCCCTAGGTTATAGGTGTTGTAAAACATGAATGAAGTCTAATACCACACAGCTGTCCCGAGAAAGCAGGGCTTGTTGCCACCTTCAGGCCAGGGTGTGGTAAGAGAAAACAGGATATGGAGGTGAAACAGGAGTGAATGTGTTCTCTCACAGTCTGAAGCTCCTCATGCTGAGTCTGCTTCACCTGAACACCGCcagacaaacacattaaaaagagATATCACTACAGACAAAAGCACACACAACTGAACATACCGAACATGAGTATCATTCTTAGACACATACTCGCAGACGTTTGTCCAAGAAATCACTTCCTCCCTTAAACCCGTATTTGTATTCGTAGGGGAAGCTCCAGTCTCTGACCAGGAACATAAGTGACTGCGGACAAGAAAGGGTTGAACCCACATGAAGGAAATATGAAAGCATAAGCATTTCCTTTTTATACACATGCATTTTGATATCTGTTTCGAGTTATATGTAAAAGTCTGTCCTGAGCTCTCAGACAATGTTGTATGTGGTGCTACCACAGTATTCAGTATTCACAGATTCACGCTGTTCACTCGACTGAAAGGGAAACTGATCGCAGCTGATCATTTGCACGtgttgccagtttaaacattcaagcgttttaaactgatttcatttggccagaggagaactatAAAAACCTGCAGCTGTCTGCGTCATTAatgttaaacaacaacaacacaactgtAACAAAGatgaatctatatttaatttatacagtgaacactatgcagtgttattttgcacattacatttctgtacctaaaaaaaaatgtttgaccttattttatttgtaactttgttctattttatctatgcttgaaatttgtttatttgttaaagtattttttttgctCATCCAATCTGTGACTCAAAATCCGTATACGATCCGAACCATGAGTTGTGTGATCCGTTGCAACCCTACTCTACTCTAAATAACTTGTTATGTGAAGGAAAAAATACAATCACAGAAGtttttgatcatgctgatttgtccacagtGAAGTTCAGCTGATGTCTTTTTTATTCGgggctagttaaattcatttttggGCTAACAAAATCTGAAGAATGTCTGCCCAAAAGGCTAgcagggattttgaaattttgcaagcCCTGAATGGGATATAAATATGATGAACATTCAGTATAAGATTTCAAATTCCATATCACTGCCACCTGATGGTGACATGGTGTCCCCATATTTCTTTTCAGGTCCTGAGGTTATCGTGCTTGTGAAGTTAAATGAATGGCAAGTAAACACCAcacatttgaaatacaaatttgAGCACAGAGGGCACGTGCCACTACAGGTACTAACATTTAAACTAACAGAGGAGACTACAATCTCAGTATCAGCAAGGTGTGTTCATACCTGAAAAGGCTTTAGAAAGATTTCATCCATTGCCAGTCGGCCATACTCTGTaaacagctacacacacacaaacaaaagacaaaagtcattaaaagttacaaaatgaataaaaccacaataaaaaaaaaaagcataattgtGGGATACTGTATAGTCTAAAAACATAGCCGGGCCACAATGCTTTCGGACAGCTTTTGTACAACCCACTACAAAATTAATCTTATCAGGTTTTAATTATACAGGCCGGCCTAAACAGTAACTAGTTAGACAACTCGCTGACTAGTCAAGTATGACAATATGCTGTTTCTCACATACCTAATGAGGAAAAGTGTTATATAagatatatgtactgtatactaccatccaaaagtttttatatatgtatatatatgttaaagaaattaatatttttattcagcaagcatgcattaaactgatcagtgACAGtgacaataaatgcatttataatgatacaCGGTATATagagatttccatttcaaataaattctgttcttttgaattctttctattcattaaaaaatcctgaaaataatatgtcatggtatccacaaaaatattaagctgcataactgttttgataataataataaaaatggaaatggaaagtaccaaattagcatattagaatgatttctgaaggatcatgtaacattgaagactgcagtaatgatgctgaaaattcagctttgcatcacagaaatcaaatttcaaattaaattttttaaatatattaaaatactgtgactgtaataatttttcataatattactgaccccaaatgtttgaacattAGGGTTCATTTACATCAGAATATTTTAAGCATAATAActgcattatataatttttttaaatcaaattacatttaaccCAATAATTTACCTGTGATCAGTTTTCCAGATCAAAATTGCAGGGCAATCTCAAGATAAATCAGCTTTAGACTGCTGTATTCTTGGCTAGTTGTGATTTGACTAACCTGAAGTTGCTGTAGATCATCTTCCTGAATATTCTGTGACAGGTTATAaatctacaaaaaatatataggaATTATGATACATTTCCAGTGTTCTTTCAACTCATTTGTAGCAAAATTGTGGAGATGCATTATAGAAACCTGGATAGAACTGGTCATGGTGCTGAGGGCAAAGATAGTAGCGCAATCTTTCACTGTGGACTGAGAATCAAACGCTCCTTGTGTGTCCATTAAAAGAACTGCAAcctacagagaaaaacaaaacactctttTTAGTACAATGGTTCTCCAGTCTCAAGACAGAAAGTAGTCTCAagctcagacgtcacgcccacagaCCGTTgactgaacgtctgatgcatacggcacacaaaattggaaacacttcaggagtttcgaagtcgtaatcggattggttgaattatacaggatttccgggagacgtgcgTGTTACGTTCTTTAACggtccgcctggaaacaaagacgcagtgatgccaaaccccctcatgttaGAAGAAATCCgctgtgtttacaactgtgatgacgagtGCTTATCGGGATAAACTAAacgcttgttttttttaaaagtatgtgaaatatttaaagttcgcggcatagaATCTACATCAGAAATCACAGCATGGAATCTTTAAACACgctctgttattgtggggacataTCCACGCCTCTAAACATGGCGTGACACACACTGAATcgtgattggttgctttatctgtcagtcatatggcctcttgggcgGTCCTTGACATTCAACGCGGCCAGACTAGAGAGAAAGTGACCGGAAGAGACAGTAGTGATTCAAGaatgtgaaaaagtaatttgatggtttctttaaaaacattacgcCAGAATCACAGACGGCAAAATCTTGACGGGAAGTGACAGAATTTCACCACAAACATACTATGAATCTGAAATCAGGGCTTGTGCAAGTGCAGACTGTTTACTGGACAAGAACCACCAGATAAGAAATCAGACAGTAGAATGCATAATGCAGCTGTCATAATACATTTCTGGGGAACTGAAACTGACTAATACTAATCATTTAGTTCTTCATtcaaactcagttttttttttttcacaccataTATCTCAAACATGCTCCCCTTGTGACAGGAATTATAAGGAATTTCACTTAATGATTCTCATCACCTCAGAGGAAGCAACAAATAATTGATCCTAACTATGTTTGGTAACATGTATTAACATTACATATATTACAACTAAATCTGAAGTTTCTAATGTGTGTATttaactacacattgtcatataCAGAACCAGTCAGTAACACTGATCTCACAAGccttaaatataacataacactagaatatttatttaagttgAGATGTTAATTCAGTAATTGCTATAGCTGATGCATGCCAGgtcagtagttggcgatgtcactttggaAAGATACGAATGTAGTAATTAGAAAAGTTTTCCTgaggctcagtggtagagcattgcgttagcagcgcaaaaggttgtgggttcagttcccagggaagacacgtactgataaaaaaaaaaaaattatagcctgaaggcactgtaagttgctttggataaaagtgtctgctaaatgcataaatgtaaatgtaatgtaattgcaCAAAAATGCCGTTGTTGTGTAAATGGTttggcaaaacgcataaaaagttttccatttttagttggtgtagtgtgaattttttttggtgaatcatGTTATGTTTGTGAAAACTTTCACATGCAGATTTCACACACTAATTTGTGTGTCCGCATAATTGGAAAATGTTACCCATTATTTCAATGCATTATTTCTTTCTCAATACTCACAACTCTGATTGACTACAGTATACCCTCTGCATTATTGAAAAAATGCAGatgtttaaaaaccataaaaaaatggaAGTAAAACCATTAACTAGTTCTGAATAAGACCACATGACCAGAGTGAGCTGCCTGCTGATGGGTGCTTGTTACCTCACTTCCGTCCTCCTTCTGCACAATGAAAACTTCACTCCATAGCTGGATGCCGGTGGTCTCTGGCTCTGAGCCTCCTCTCCAGGAGAAACCAGTCAGGGGCTCGTTCTCCTGCCCAAGCCAGTCCTGACCAGGCTGGAGAGGACAAAATAATAAGAGGTGAATGTATAGTTGGAATAAATATGCCTGGTTTCCTGCTCTAGAGCAGCATACCACCAGGAAGCCTGTTATATATTAGAAAGTGTCATCTTAAAACTTTTGCATTCATATAAAATGGTGTTGCATTACATGATctgaatattaaatgttttttttcttttttttttcttactttacttttattgtatCGTGGAATGAAATAGGAAAGTTTTCTTTTTTCGGAAGGCACCAGCGACAGACACGACCACCACATCCTTATCTCGAACCTCAGGCCTCAAGAGAATTCGACTGAGTGCTTCTGTGTCCAGGTCAAAGGAGTGATCCTCCTTGTTGACTGTCACGATCTGAACTGGCCCAGGATCGCCCCTCATCCTTCTGTCCTATATCACGCGCTTACTCTGGGCGACAATAAAAAGGTTTCAGCTTATTGGCTGCAATAAAATAAGgtcacacattcacattcaagTGCATGCCACAGTTAGTTTTGAACTTTACAGCTAGCTGTTAGTATCTGCTTGGAAATATCAAAGACAGTGTGTTAAATCACATTTCTGGGAGGCATTATTGAGACAGTGCTGGCCCTGTTGGCCAGCAGGACAGGGTTTGTTGGGAAATTGCGATGTGGCAAGCCAGTTAAAAGGTTCAAGCATGCTTTTCTCCACTGACAGATTCCCCGGATTGAATGTTACTCATTGTTTCAATCATTTGGACTGCTTGCACTCGTGGGCAAATGAGTACAATCAAACACTGCTGTGGAAACGTTTTAAGAAACAAACCGAAGAGATCTGCATACGGTGGAAGAGTTTGCACACAGATATGTGTACAAGCGAAATAACACACTCTGAAGAATAAAATACACAGGTGGAACCAATCAAAAAAGATACAGACAACCCTGCTGAAAAATGTCAGGAATCCCTGgctgtttcttaaaaaaatatatgtaataactGCAGACACATGCAGTACTGCATGCTTTTTTAGTCATTGGAAACGTGGCAGTTGCCACTAAGAAACTTCTGTCAAATATCATAAATGAACATATGAGCTTGCTTATGTCAACTATTAAAAGCATGCAGATTGTGTTCGGGTCTAATTAAATTAACGTTATAGTTAATATTCATAAGTAAATCTAAAACATCAGTGCAGGCACCTCCTCTCCTTGTTCAACAGACTGGCTGAGTTCCAGATCCGTTAtgtaatattttccaaatatgaaGTTATATAGCAGAAGTTGTTTGTTTGGTGAGATCTTAACAGATGCATGTATatgattacaatataaaatcaaaCTTGCTGATATTAAACTAGCTAACGTTAGTTACTATCACCTCGTCCCAGCATTGAGGAGTTTCACTCAAAACGAGAACATATTTGAGAAACGGGCGACACAGCCAAAGTAAGCCATCTTAAAAGTGTTTTGAGTTGGTTAACACATTAACGACTTTGAAAGCAACCAATCATTTACAGTACCTTT
Encoded here:
- the LOC109102137 gene encoding atlastin-3-like, with amino-acid sequence MRGDPGPVQIVTVNKEDHSFDLDTEALSRILLRPEVRDKDVVVVSVAGAFRKKKTFLFHYLLLFCPLQPGQDWLGQENEPLTGFSWRGGSEPETTGIQLWSEVFIVQKEDGSEVAVLLMDTQGAFDSQSTVKDCATIFALSTMTSSIQIYNLSQNIQEDDLQQLQLFTEYGRLAMDEIFLKPFQSLMFLVRDWSFPYEYKYGFKGGSDFLDKRLRVKQTQHEELQTVREHIHSCFTSISCFLLPHPGLKVATSPAFSGQLCDVGPEFKEQLCELIPNLLKTDELAVKEINGNKVTCRGLLEYFKAYIKIYQGEDLPHPKSMLQATAEANNLAAVASAKDQYYKNMEKVCGGDLPYVAPDSLEEKHRFILQEALHLFSSTKKMGGRDFCNRYQEQLEAELKELWESFSKHNESKNVFSAFRTPAVLFVLVCLLYVLSGVLSFIGLETISFACDCVVGLAMLAMLTWAFIRYSGQYREVGTAIDQAAGVILEQATDVLNKTRSQSQVAAQQKKTR